GAATGTGCCAATCTCTTTCATTTTCACCCGATGGACGTTATCTTGTCAACGGTGGTGGTCTGTATAGAACAACCAAAATCCAAGTGTGGGACACAACCACGGGTTACAAAGTGGCACTCATTGACGCTCCAGCTTCTGCCGCAGCGTTGCGGTTTTCCGCAGACAGTAAAAGGCTTATCAGTTTGAGCAGTTGGGGAGACACAATCAGTCGGTGGGATATTAAGACTGGACAAGGAATTACAGAAAACCTTGAAGAACGACAATTTGCCTCGGGGACACGGTTTCCTGAAGCTCACGCGCTCACGTATGACAAAATTGCGATTGGGAGTATAGAAGGGAAAATTCAGTTGTGGAACACAATAACTGGTGAAAAGTTATCCTCCCTCAGAGAGCATTCAGATTTACTCGATCAACCCTTAGGCGCGCCTTCACGCCCACCTCCACTGAATCGAAAACAGGTCTTGGCATTGGCATTTTCACCGAATGGCACGCGGCTCGCCAGCGGAAGTAAGGATAAAGCAGTCCAATTATGGGATAACACCACCAATAGCGAACCGATTGTGCTTCAAAAACATACGGGTTGGACAAATGTACTGGCATTCTCTCCTAACGGAAAGATGCTTGCAAGTGGGAGTACTGATAAGACGGTGCAGTTGTGGAATACCGACACGGGTGAACCGATTGCAACACTTACGGGACATCTCAACGGTATTAATGCGTTAGCGTTTTCGCCCGATGGCACCACACTCGCAAGTGGAAGTACGGACGGCACGATCCGGTTCTGGAATATTAAGACGGGAGATGTCCTCGCTCCTCGTATCACCGGACATACGGAGTGGGTAAAAGGAGTGACTTTCTCCAAAGATAGTTCCACACTTGTCAGTGTGGCGTTCAATGGTGCCATTAATTTTTGGGATGTAAAAACATCACAAAGAACCAATCACCAAATTGCTGGACACCGAGATTGGTTAGCGACTTTAGCGTTTTCACCGGATGGCACGCGGCTCGCCAGCATCGGCGCGGAAAGTACTATGGTCATAGGTTTTGGTCGTGTGACATATCCTGATTCTCTGGTTCGTTTGACTGACGTAAGTACAGGGCGCCAGGTAGCAACCCTGAAGGATAAGAAAGGTGCCTCAAATTTGGTGTTTTCGCCGGATGGCAAAACAGTAGCCTTCGGCAATCACGATGAAATTCGTTTGTGGAATACGGAAACAGATAGCACTCTTGATATTCCTCTCTCTGATCAGGATGATGTTCAAAATATCCTTCACAATGCCCATGAAAATGGGGCACCGGGTATGATGCCTCACCAAATGCCTCAAATTAGTGCTTTGGTGTTCTCACCAGATGGAACAAGACTTGCCAGTGCAACCATGGAGGGAAACGTTCATATGTGGGACACGGAAACTGGAATTGGCTTAGTTTCTCTCACAGAGCAGGATCCAGACGATGTAAAGTATGGCGTGAAAGCGGCGGCAGATGCTGATCCTGACGCAACCATAGTAAGCACCACATTTCCCGACGTAACTGTCGTGTATCGAGATCCTATCACAGCGCTGGCATTTTCTGCAAACGGTAAATTGCTTGCCGCGGGAAGTCGTAAGCAGATTCGTCTCTGGAACATGGGAACTGGGAATTGGGGAAAAGGAATCTCCTCAATTAACAATCGCAAAGATAGCAGAGAGGTTTTTCACGGTTCTGAGGTATTGGTGTTTTCGCCAGATAGTACCGTGCTTATCAATGGCGATGGAAACGGCAGAATCCAGTTGTGGGACATAACAACAGGAGACGAAATCATTACTCTCAATGGACATATGGAAGGTGTGGAGACGTTGCAATTTTCACCCGACGGCAACACACTCGTCAGTGCAGGACAGGACGGAACAATTCTCTTATGGGACTGGAACGAAATCCTCAACGGTTTGCCTGTACAGGATAAATAGTGTTATAATAGGCATCGGTTATCGGTTGTCGAAGG
The sequence above is a segment of the Candidatus Poribacteria bacterium genome. Coding sequences within it:
- a CDS encoding sigma-70 family RNA polymerase sigma factor, whose product is MKNDDIQLIQRVLAGNDDAFSVLVKKYKKQVHALAWRKIGDFHIAEEITQDTFLKAYKKLATLKKPQRFASWLYVIAANRCSSWLRKKRLWTQPLEQLEETDIEQQQRATYSRYVIEENERIAAAAQRDVVKKLLAKLQESERTVITLHYFGEMSCTEIGAFLGVSANTIKSRLHRAQQRLKKEEPMIREALDNFQITPNLTENIMREIARIKPYTPSSSKPFMPWAIAASTIAVVLLMLGIGNHQYLGRFQKPYSFDATSEMKIELIEAPLVLDFVSKTDKRTEFGDPDTPNKSRTPERKPNDIPALYGEAQTEATVENYAKWELPKEAKARLGKGGINAMQFSPDGTQLAVGSNIGVWLYDVETGKEISLFAGMCQSLSFSPDGRYLVNGGGLYRTTKIQVWDTTTGYKVALIDAPASAAALRFSADSKRLISLSSWGDTISRWDIKTGQGITENLEERQFASGTRFPEAHALTYDKIAIGSIEGKIQLWNTITGEKLSSLREHSDLLDQPLGAPSRPPPLNRKQVLALAFSPNGTRLASGSKDKAVQLWDNTTNSEPIVLQKHTGWTNVLAFSPNGKMLASGSTDKTVQLWNTDTGEPIATLTGHLNGINALAFSPDGTTLASGSTDGTIRFWNIKTGDVLAPRITGHTEWVKGVTFSKDSSTLVSVAFNGAINFWDVKTSQRTNHQIAGHRDWLATLAFSPDGTRLASIGAESTMVIGFGRVTYPDSLVRLTDVSTGRQVATLKDKKGASNLVFSPDGKTVAFGNHDEIRLWNTETDSTLDIPLSDQDDVQNILHNAHENGAPGMMPHQMPQISALVFSPDGTRLASATMEGNVHMWDTETGIGLVSLTEQDPDDVKYGVKAAADADPDATIVSTTFPDVTVVYRDPITALAFSANGKLLAAGSRKQIRLWNMGTGNWGKGISSINNRKDSREVFHGSEVLVFSPDSTVLINGDGNGRIQLWDITTGDEIITLNGHMEGVETLQFSPDGNTLVSAGQDGTILLWDWNEILNGLPVQDK